A portion of the Cellulophaga algicola DSM 14237 genome contains these proteins:
- a CDS encoding glycoside hydrolase family protein encodes MNKTKLIYLIVFLLSISVSEAQFIKKERPEGWENLVYGGRFMDRFLPMPNLKGMTKNTWGSGAVIPRDINNGIEDNEWSYWGGNARLLDDGKYHLLVCRWAENSDKGHMEWPNSIVVHAISENSFGPYKVVQEIGKGHNPEWYITNNGNYVIAVNGGYYVSDTINGPWTYAKFDFNQRDRKIIEKLSNLTFVKREDGSFLMVCRGGGIWASKDGISTWNQLTDSSVYPPVKGHFEDPLIWKTNVQYHLIVNDWLGRIAWHMRSKDGINWKTDAGEAYLTGFSNYDNGIREDWFKYERIKVLQDKFGRATQAHFAVIDTLKKQDRSNDNHSSKQIVIPLTVGKLISIIDKKTINSKTTKIAVLIKKEEGFDPNTDIDMQSLRFGAPEKVDFGMGCKAEKIEREGDDALITFTGEGNGITDDNFAAKLLGKDNQGNLLFGYSRLPGVSYLEAALSARKPVIDSLHNRLNVAVENFGQITSLESIIYVYKKNGEENIEMGYNVIPPLKPFEKTTININTLKPLSTLDDQKYLVVIRKREE; translated from the coding sequence ATGAACAAAACAAAATTGATTTATTTGATAGTATTTCTACTATCAATTTCTGTTTCAGAGGCTCAATTTATTAAAAAAGAACGACCAGAAGGCTGGGAAAATCTTGTTTACGGCGGACGTTTTATGGATCGGTTTCTTCCTATGCCTAACCTTAAGGGGATGACAAAAAATACTTGGGGTTCAGGAGCCGTGATTCCTCGTGATATAAACAACGGTATAGAAGACAATGAATGGTCTTACTGGGGAGGAAATGCACGTTTATTGGATGATGGAAAATATCATCTATTGGTGTGTAGGTGGGCTGAAAATTCGGATAAAGGCCATATGGAATGGCCTAACTCTATTGTAGTACATGCTATATCAGAAAATTCATTTGGCCCCTATAAGGTTGTTCAAGAAATTGGTAAAGGGCATAATCCAGAATGGTATATAACAAATAATGGTAACTATGTAATTGCTGTTAATGGCGGATATTATGTATCTGATACTATAAATGGCCCTTGGACCTATGCTAAATTTGATTTTAACCAACGAGATCGTAAAATAATAGAAAAACTTTCTAATCTTACTTTTGTTAAACGCGAGGATGGTTCTTTTTTAATGGTTTGTCGTGGTGGAGGTATTTGGGCCAGTAAGGATGGTATTTCAACATGGAATCAATTGACGGATTCAAGTGTGTATCCACCAGTCAAAGGTCATTTTGAAGATCCGTTAATTTGGAAAACAAATGTTCAATATCATCTTATTGTAAATGACTGGTTGGGACGTATTGCTTGGCATATGCGCTCTAAAGACGGCATCAATTGGAAAACAGATGCTGGAGAAGCGTATTTAACCGGTTTTTCTAATTATGATAATGGGATTAGGGAAGATTGGTTTAAATATGAGCGCATAAAAGTATTACAAGATAAGTTTGGTAGAGCCACTCAAGCCCACTTTGCTGTGATAGATACTTTAAAAAAACAGGACCGTTCAAATGACAATCACAGTTCTAAGCAAATTGTGATACCTCTAACTGTGGGGAAACTAATTTCAATTATCGATAAAAAAACAATTAACAGTAAAACAACAAAAATCGCTGTTTTAATAAAGAAAGAAGAAGGGTTTGATCCTAATACTGATATAGATATGCAATCATTAAGGTTCGGAGCGCCAGAAAAAGTAGACTTTGGTATGGGATGCAAAGCGGAAAAAATTGAAAGAGAAGGTGATGATGCTTTAATAACATTTACAGGGGAAGGAAACGGTATTACCGATGATAATTTTGCAGCAAAATTACTAGGTAAAGATAATCAAGGGAATCTTCTTTTTGGCTATTCAAGATTGCCTGGTGTAAGTTATTTAGAAGCTGCTCTTTCTGCACGCAAACCTGTTATAGATTCATTACATAATAGATTAAATGTAGCTGTAGAAAATTTTGGTCAGATTACTTCTCTAGAATCAATTATATATGTTTATAAAAAAAATGGGGAAGAAAATATAGAAATGGGCTATAATGTTATACCCCCTCTTAAACCTTTTGAAAAAACAACAATTAACATTAACACTTTAAAACCCTTATCAACTTTAGATGATCAAAAATATCTCGTAGTTATAAGAAAACGAGAAGAATAA
- a CDS encoding GNAT family N-acetyltransferase — MAQNIQIKVANSMDLDGILKLQSQNQISQGGTLSAELSRNQIKEMMTDMPQIVAYVNDIMVGFLLTTAQAVHKKRQVPIVEAMFTSYAGLKADSYIYGPVCVSEAHRGKGLAQLMFNELLYQVPNREGILFIKSDNVSSLRAHEKMGIKKVSSFNFNTAEFNVFSYLFSSNEEKKHGNKHKL, encoded by the coding sequence ATGGCCCAAAACATTCAAATTAAAGTAGCAAACTCGATGGACTTAGACGGAATTCTAAAGCTCCAATCTCAAAATCAAATCTCTCAAGGGGGAACCTTGTCTGCCGAATTGAGTCGCAATCAAATTAAAGAAATGATGACAGATATGCCTCAGATTGTAGCGTATGTAAATGACATAATGGTAGGTTTTCTTCTCACAACAGCACAGGCTGTTCATAAAAAAAGGCAGGTTCCCATTGTAGAAGCCATGTTTACCTCGTACGCCGGTCTAAAAGCGGACTCCTACATTTATGGTCCCGTTTGCGTTAGCGAGGCACATCGTGGAAAAGGATTAGCGCAACTCATGTTTAACGAGCTTTTATATCAAGTGCCAAATCGGGAAGGAATTCTATTTATTAAGAGTGATAATGTATCTTCATTGCGGGCTCATGAAAAAATGGGCATTAAAAAAGTGAGCAGTTTCAACTTTAATACTGCGGAATTTAATGTATTTTCCTATTTATTTTCTTCTAATGAAGAAAAAAAACACGGCAACAAACACAAGTTATGA
- a CDS encoding tetratricopeptide repeat protein, translating to MKTIYILFYLIPILTFCQIPDITGIAIDTSNYSSVRSKIKMESLAIKNDSTNVKYYYNRARLYTEIHDYKSALKDFNKSAKLYPNEYAIYYYRGAAYDRLGEFDKAILDFNKVLELKPELEWGYVDRGMMYFKIKEYAKAEIDFKKALELKPNWTLPLTNLGKVYGEQNKLDKAIEYYKAAINSDSKNYLAYQNLGYTYFSQKEYDLAIESYSKAINLFPKYYNAIRSRADAKKEKGDVDGFCNDVKLAAELGDLKAINYLKINNDCKL from the coding sequence ATGAAAACAATTTATATCCTCTTTTATCTAATTCCAATTCTTACGTTCTGCCAAATACCTGATATTACAGGAATAGCAATAGATACTTCAAATTATTCCTCGGTAAGGTCAAAAATTAAGATGGAGTCCTTAGCTATAAAAAATGACTCAACCAATGTTAAATACTATTATAACAGGGCGAGGTTGTATACTGAAATTCACGATTATAAATCAGCTCTTAAAGATTTTAACAAAAGTGCAAAGCTATACCCTAATGAATACGCGATTTATTATTACCGCGGCGCTGCTTATGATCGTTTAGGAGAATTTGATAAAGCTATTTTAGATTTTAATAAAGTTCTAGAACTAAAACCTGAACTTGAATGGGGTTATGTTGACAGGGGAATGATGTATTTTAAAATTAAAGAGTATGCAAAAGCAGAGATTGATTTTAAAAAAGCTTTAGAGTTAAAACCTAATTGGACGCTACCCTTAACGAATTTAGGAAAAGTCTATGGTGAACAAAATAAATTGGATAAAGCTATTGAATATTATAAAGCCGCAATTAACAGCGATTCTAAAAATTATCTAGCCTATCAAAACCTTGGTTATACTTATTTTTCACAAAAAGAATATGATTTGGCTATTGAAAGTTATTCAAAAGCAATAAACTTATTCCCGAAATATTATAATGCGATAAGAAGTCGTGCAGATGCAAAAAAAGAAAAAGGAGATGTAGATGGATTTTGTAACGATGTAAAACTAGCTGCTGAACTTGGTGATTTAAAGGCTATAAACTATTTAAAAATCAATAATGATTGTAAATTATAA
- a CDS encoding RDD family protein, whose translation MLAFLALFLINPILESLTGRTFGKYIFGMRVMDDYGENPSLLTSFIKNILQLFSIVFYLLSSATIVEDETFFHNKKKIYLHDLEQRPRKNSN comes from the coding sequence TTGCTAGCATTTTTAGCCCTATTCCTTATAAACCCTATATTAGAATCATTGACAGGTAGAACTTTTGGAAAATATATATTTGGAATGAGAGTGATGGATGATTATGGCGAAAACCCATCCTTATTAACTTCATTTATTAAGAATATACTACAACTTTTCAGTATTGTTTTTTATCTATTATCAAGTGCAACAATAGTGGAAGATGAAACGTTTTTTCATAATAAAAAAAAAATTTACCTACACGATTTGGAACAAAGACCAAGAAAAAATAGTAACTGA
- the ribB gene encoding 3,4-dihydroxy-2-butanone-4-phosphate synthase, translating into MELTAVKTSKMLGSECQEKVEQALTHLKNGNGLILTDDKNRENEGDLIFSAHHMTITDMALMIRRCSGIVCLCLTNEKADSLELPYMVKTNTSSFQTPFTISIEAKERVTTGVSAKDRLKTIQVASVSNAKSTDLAKPGHIFPLRAKRNGVLEREGHTEGSVDLMKLAGLQPEAVLCELMNDDGTMANTDTITKFAYEHNLKVLSIQDIIHYRKFVRDYK; encoded by the coding sequence ATGGAACTTACAGCGGTAAAAACATCAAAAATGCTTGGCAGTGAATGTCAAGAAAAGGTAGAACAAGCTTTAACACATCTAAAAAACGGAAATGGACTTATTTTAACTGATGATAAAAACAGAGAAAATGAAGGTGATTTAATCTTCTCTGCTCATCATATGACCATTACAGATATGGCACTTATGATTAGAAGGTGTAGTGGTATCGTGTGTCTTTGTCTCACCAATGAAAAAGCAGACAGCCTTGAGCTCCCGTATATGGTAAAGACCAACACCAGTAGTTTTCAAACGCCGTTTACTATTTCTATAGAAGCAAAAGAAAGAGTTACTACCGGTGTCTCTGCTAAGGATAGGTTAAAAACTATTCAAGTTGCTAGCGTTAGTAATGCAAAAAGCACCGATTTAGCAAAACCAGGTCATATTTTTCCTCTTAGAGCTAAAAGGAACGGTGTTCTTGAAAGAGAAGGCCATACGGAAGGCAGTGTAGATTTAATGAAACTAGCAGGCTTACAACCTGAGGCTGTCCTGTGTGAGTTAATGAATGATGATGGTACAATGGCCAACACGGACACTATTACAAAATTTGCATATGAGCATAATTTAAAAGTCCTGTCCATTCAGGATATTATTCATTATCGTAAATTTGTAAGAGATTATAAATAA